The Phaeobacter sp. A36a-5a genomic interval TTGCTTGCGCCGCAGAAGGTCAAAGACCATGGGGCCACTCCTTTGCTTGAAGGGGGCGAACCATGCCCCTGTTTGCTGCGATCCTTTATGACGGCGGGGGTTGAAGAAGATTTGAGCAAGGCGCGCGCAGGGCACGCAACACCTGCGCTAAACCTTTGATTCAAATAAAAAACGCCCGCAGGACTGCGGGCGTTTTGCGTCTGATTTGATGGCCGGTGGCCCGCCTATAACATGCGCGCGCGGGGCAGCCTGTGGCGGGTCGCCGGGGTCAGGATCAGCTCCTGCACCGCCCAGACCAGGGCATCCAGCCGGTCCGGTGAGCCCTGCCCCAGATAGCCACGCGGGGTCATCTGGCAGAGCTGATCCTCCAGCGCGCCAAGCCCCGGCAGGTGGCGCACCCGGCCCTGTTCGTAAAGGGCGGCGACCGGTTCGGCCCGTGCCCCCTTGCCCCGGCTGGCGTGCAGCGCGGTAAAGGGCACCAGCGGATCAATCTGGCGCAGCAGGCTTTCGACCAGGGCACCGCCCTGATTGACCTCCGCCACCACCCGGTCGGCGCTGTAGCGGTCGCGCGCATCAATGGCGGCCTGCGCCCAGGTCAGCGGTCCGACGCCCTGCACCGTGCAATCCGCGAGCACATAGGCGCACCAGTCCTGCGGCGGGCCTGTGAGCGTGGCACCCACCACGAGGATGCCGCAGGCGTCGGAGTGTTTGCCGGCGCTCACCGCCGGGTCCACCGCCACCACCACCCGGTCCAGTGCCGGGGCCTTTGCGATCTGCGCCGCAACCAGCCCGGCATTGGTCCAGAGCGCGCCATCGACATCCTGCAACAGGATGCCGTCCAGCTCTTGTCGGCCTAGCCGTGACCCGGCATAGCGGCTGCGCACCTCCGCGATGAAGGAGGCGGCGAGATTGGCACGGTTGGCCTCGGTCGCGGCATGGGTCTGCACGGTGGAGGGGCTGGCCAGAAGGTCTCGCAGCACGCCGGTATTGCGCGGTGTGGTGGTGACGCAGACGCGCGGCTCCTGCCCCAGCCGGAGCGCAAATTGCAGCATGTCCCAGCTGTCCTGCCCGCGTTTCCATTTGGCCAGCTCATCAGCCCAGGCGGCATCGAACTGCGGGCCACGCAGCGCCTCAGGGTCATGGGCCGAAAACGCCTGGGCGGTGGCGCCATTGGGCCAGATCAGCCGCCGTTCGGTGGCTTTCCACGTCGGGCGGCGGTCGCGGGGTGTGCAGGCGAGGATGCCGCTGTCGCCCTGGACCATGACGTCGCGCACCTGATCGTAGGTTTCCCCGAGGAGGGCGATGCGGCGGGCGCGACCAGCGGACAGCGGTGTTGCCCCTTCGGCCAGCGTACGCACCCATTCGGCGCCGGCGCGGGTCTTACCTGCCCCGCGTCCGCCGAGGATGACCCAGCTGCGCCAGTCCCCCGCCGGCGGCAGCTGGTGCGGCAGCGCCCAGAGATCAAAGACATAGGGCATCGCACAGAGGTCATGGTCGCTGAGCCGGTCCAGAAACATCTTCTGCGTCGAAACTGGCGCGCAGGCGAGCCAGCCGCTCTTCGATTTCACTGCGGGCGGCGTCGATGTCGAGCCCGGCTGCGGCCTGATGCTGTTCACTTTGTTCGACAAGGGTTTTCTCCACTTTCTGGCTGTCACGGATCAGGCTTTCCAATTTGGCGATACGCGGCGCGCTGCCGGCGTCGTCTGCATCGCAGGCAAGCCGTTCGAGCATCTGCTCGGCCTCCTGCCGGAGCCGTTCGATGGAATTATGGAGGGAGAAAAGAAGATCGGCGGTCTTTGCCAGCCGATTTTCCGGGGTATAGGTGCTCATGGTTGGGGCCTCATAGTCATGGGACCTCCGTTCGGAAAATCGCAAGGCCGCCCCACAAGCGCGATCCATGATCGGGCGTCCTGCGGGCGGATCTGCCAATTTCCCAGCTGCCTGTGAACCCTGCCACAAACCAGCGCAAAAGTCAAAGTTGGCAACCTGAAGTATCGGACGCAAGCTGCCGGATTTGTTAAGTAAATTTCAGATTAACCTACCATAAGGTTAACGGCGCCGCACAAAAAAGAGGACGCCGAAGCGTCCCCTTTCAGATCTGATCCATGATTGGATTGCGCCTAGTTGCTGTTGCCCTGCGCTTCAATCTCGCGCCATTTGGCGACATTGCGATTGTGCTCCTCAAGCGTGACGGCAAAGGCGTGGCCACCGGTGCCATCAGCGACGAAGAACAGGTAGTCGCCCTGATCCGGGTTCACCGCCGCCTCAAGGCTGGCCATGCCGGGGTTGGCGATTGGCGTCGGCGGCAGCCCTTCGATCACATAGGTGTTCCACGGGGTTGCCCGGCGCAGCTCGCTCTGGCGCAGGCCACGACCGAGGACACCCTCGCCCCGAGTAACACCATAGATCACCGTCGGGTCCGTTTGCAGCCGCATCCCGCGGTTCAGCCGGTTGGTGAAGACCGAGGCGACCTGACCACGCTCCTCTGCCACGCCGGTCTCTTTTTCGATGATCGACGCGAGGATCAGCATCTCTTCGGGGCTGGTAACCGCTGCGCGGTCCGAGCGGCCCTCCCAGGCGGCGTTGATGCGCAGCTCCTGGCGCTCCTGCATCTCGGCCAGGATCTCGGCGCGGTCATCACCGGGGGAGACCTCATAGCTGTCGGGTGCCAGCATCCCCTCCGCCGGGCGCGTGCCCGGATCGCCGTCGAGGATATCCATGGCTTTCAGCGATTCGACCACCTGCCAGCTGGTCACGCCTTCGGCCAGCGCGATGCGGTAACGGGTGTCGGCATCGGCTTTCTTCTCTTCGTAGACAGCGGGCACCTCATCGACGCCGGGCACAAATTCCGCACGCTCGACAAAGCGGTTGGTGGCCGGGTCCAGCTCGCGCACCTCGGCCAGCACGCGGGTCACGCCCACGCGGTAGACGATTTCGGTGCCACAGCTGCTGGCGCCGCCGCGGGTGATCTGATCGACGATCTCGGCCATCGAGGCCCCTGCGGGCACCAGATAGCTGCCGGCCTTCAGCGCATCGGTTTTCTCGGCGTAGCGCACACCAACCCGGAACAGCGGGCCGGAGTTGATCGCGCCCTGGCTCTCCAGATCACGGCTGACCCGAGACATCGTGCTGCCGGACGGCACCCGCAGGCAGATCGCGCTGTCCAGCGGACCTTCGGAGGTATATTGCGACTGCCCCCAGAGGATGACGCCGCCCAGAAGGAACAGCATCACCACCAGGACCGTCAGCATGTTTGAGGCGAGGTTGCGCCACATCACTCAGGCTTTCCGAACAGGACCGACGCATTGGTGCCGCCAAAGCCAAAGGAATTGGACAGCGCCACCTTGATCTCGCGCTCGCGTTTCTGGTTCGGGGCCAGATCGACAGCGGTTTCAACGGCCGGGTTGTCCAGGTTGATGGTGGGCGGTGCCACCTGATCGCGGATCGCCAGGATCGAGAAGATCGCCTCAATCGCGCCAGCCGCACCCAGGAGGTGGCCGGTGGCGGATTTGGTCGAGGACATGGTGACCTTGCCCGCCGCATCCCCCATCATCCGCTCAACCGCGCCCAGTTCGATGGTATCGGCCATGGTCGAGGTGCCATGGGCGTTGATATAGTCGATGTCCTTCGGCTCAAGCCCCGCATTGGCCAGCGCCGCGCGCATCGAGCGTTCGCCGCCTTCGCCGTCCTCGGAGGGAGCGGTGATGTGGTAGGCATCGCCGGAGAGACCATACCCCAGCACCTCGGCATAGATCTTGGCGCCACGGGCCTTGGCGTGGTCGTAATCTTCCAGCACCACGATGCCGGCGCCCTCACCCATCACGAAACCGTCGCGGTCGGCGTCATAGGGGCGCGAGGCGGCCTTTGGGTCATCGGCGCGTTTGGTGGACAGCGCCTTGCAGGCGTTGAAGCCAGCAATGCCGATTTCGCAGATCGCCGCCTCGGCGCCGCCTGCGATCATCACGTCGGCGTCGCCGGATTTGATCAGACGGGCCGCATCGCCGATGGCATGGGCACCGGTCGAACAGGCGGTCACAACAGAGTGGTTCGGCCCCTTGAAGCCAAAACGGATCGAGACCTGACCGGAGATCAGGTTGATCAGCGCGCCGGGGATAAAGAAGGGCGACACCCGGCGGGGGCCTTTTTCCTTGATCATCACGGCGGTGTCGGCGATCGAGCTGAGGCCACCGATGCCGGAGCCGATCATCACGCCGGTGCGCAGGCGGCTCTGCTCGTCCTCGGGTGTCCAGCCGGCGTCACGCACGGCCATATCAGCCGCGGCAATGCCATAGAGGATGAAATCATCAATCTTCTTCTGGTCTTTTTTGACAACCCAATCATCGGGGTTGAAGGTCCCATCGCTGCCGTCGCCACGCGGAACTTCGCAGGCGTAGGTGGTGGCGACGCCGCTTTCTACCGCATCAAAATGCGTGATCGGACCCGCCCCGGACTGACCGTCCAGCAACCGCGACCAGGTCTCTTCGACGCCGCTTGCCAGCGGTGTGACCAGGCCCAGTCCGGTAACTACTACTCGACGCATTTCTTGCACTCCTCTGCCTCGGCAATTTGACTCCAAATAGCTTGGATTGGCGCAGAGGTGCAAGAGCCGGTGGTCTCCGGTTGTTTTGCGATAATTTAATGACAGCCTTAGATTGCGGTTAACTTGGATAATGTACCTTTTGGTTGTTCTTTGGTTTCGTAGTCGCGACAGTACCGATATGGCGCGCCTGCGAACCACTATGCGGCGCCCAACAGACGGGGCGCAGGATCCAAGGTCAGCGGCTGTGGGGCAAGATGTGAATGGTGCACATAGAGTTCTTGTTTGGACGCCCTGCGTCACCTGATCCTGATCTACGAAGGGTTCGGCGGATGGCACACCGCCGCCCTTCGCGCATGTGGGGGCTGGGCGTATTTGCGCTGCTGTTGCTGGTCAGCCTGCTGCTTGGCGCTGAACCGCTGGCCGCCCGCGAATGCCGTGTCTTCAACAAACTGATGACGCTGACGCTCGCCGGTGAAGATTTTCTCGACTACCTGCGCACCGGCAGCAATTCGCCCGCCGTGCAGGAGATGGAACGGTTGCTGGCAAAGACATCAAAGACCGAGCTGCATCTCGCGATGCAGAGAGAAAAGATGGACGATCTGCTGAAGGCGACCCATAACCTGATTGCCCAGCACCGCAGCCTGCTGCGGGTCCTGGCGCTGAAGGACCGGCGCCATGCGGAACGGGCCTCTGTCAAACTCTTTGCCAGTGAAACCCTGGCGGCCTATCGCCGGGAGCTGGCGCGTATGCCCTGCTCTCGTGCAGGCAGTAGCGGGCAGGATGGCGGCGGCCTTGGCGCCTTGCCCGCGCTGGGACAGATTTCCAGCACCACCGCGGCGGCCGGTTCACTGGGTCTGGTGGCGCTTGGAGCGCTGTGTTTTGTGCTGTTTGAACGGCGCATGACCACGCTGAGGCGGCGCCGCAAGCGCCATACCTGCAACCTGGACTGCACCCTTGTGCACAACAATGATAACGGGGTTGCGGCGACCCTGCTGGACATCAGTCAGGAGGGGGCGAAGGTCAAATCCGAAGCGCGCCTCGGCGCCGGGGATATCATCGTGCTGGACCTGCCCGGCGATGCGCCGCAGATAAATCTTCACGGTCGGGTGCAATGGTGCAATGCCAACTATTTTGGCCTGCAGTTCAAGGAGCGTCTCACACGCGATATGGTGAAGGCTCTGGCGGGTTTTCGCAGGGCGCCCAGAAAATCCAAACGGGAGTTCGGGCGCGACGGGACGCCTGCCGAGCTTGAACCACATGGCGCGGTGTCTGGCTGACGGATCGGCATGGCCGGAGCGACACTCTGCGGCGTGGTCCTTCGTCGTGATGATGTCACAAGGGGGTCGGCCTGTCTTGGGCTCAGCTGCTATCACGGGTCCCCGGTCGCGGCGAACCGGCAACAAGCGCGCGGCAAAGATCGCGCGCGCGGGCGGCGGACCGGCGTCTGGCTGGCGTCTGGCGGGCCATGATCGCGGCCATGATCGCGAATATGCAGACAGATCCCACGTGCGATG includes:
- a CDS encoding recombinase produces the protein MSTYTPENRLAKTADLLFSLHNSIERLRQEAEQMLERLACDADDAGSAPRIAKLESLIRDSQKVEKTLVEQSEQHQAAAGLDIDAARSEIEERLARLRASFDAEDVSGPAQRP
- a CDS encoding DNA-packaging protein, with protein sequence MFLDRLSDHDLCAMPYVFDLWALPHQLPPAGDWRSWVILGGRGAGKTRAGAEWVRTLAEGATPLSAGRARRIALLGETYDQVRDVMVQGDSGILACTPRDRRPTWKATERRLIWPNGATAQAFSAHDPEALRGPQFDAAWADELAKWKRGQDSWDMLQFALRLGQEPRVCVTTTPRNTGVLRDLLASPSTVQTHAATEANRANLAASFIAEVRSRYAGSRLGRQELDGILLQDVDGALWTNAGLVAAQIAKAPALDRVVVAVDPAVSAGKHSDACGILVVGATLTGPPQDWCAYVLADCTVQGVGPLTWAQAAIDARDRYSADRVVAEVNQGGALVESLLRQIDPLVPFTALHASRGKGARAEPVAALYEQGRVRHLPGLGALEDQLCQMTPRGYLGQGSPDRLDALVWAVQELILTPATRHRLPRARML
- the fabF gene encoding beta-ketoacyl-ACP synthase II; translated protein: MRRVVVTGLGLVTPLASGVEETWSRLLDGQSGAGPITHFDAVESGVATTYACEVPRGDGSDGTFNPDDWVVKKDQKKIDDFILYGIAAADMAVRDAGWTPEDEQSRLRTGVMIGSGIGGLSSIADTAVMIKEKGPRRVSPFFIPGALINLISGQVSIRFGFKGPNHSVVTACSTGAHAIGDAARLIKSGDADVMIAGGAEAAICEIGIAGFNACKALSTKRADDPKAASRPYDADRDGFVMGEGAGIVVLEDYDHAKARGAKIYAEVLGYGLSGDAYHITAPSEDGEGGERSMRAALANAGLEPKDIDYINAHGTSTMADTIELGAVERMMGDAAGKVTMSSTKSATGHLLGAAGAIEAIFSILAIRDQVAPPTINLDNPAVETAVDLAPNQKREREIKVALSNSFGFGGTNASVLFGKPE
- the mltG gene encoding endolytic transglycosylase MltG; amino-acid sequence: MWRNLASNMLTVLVVMLFLLGGVILWGQSQYTSEGPLDSAICLRVPSGSTMSRVSRDLESQGAINSGPLFRVGVRYAEKTDALKAGSYLVPAGASMAEIVDQITRGGASSCGTEIVYRVGVTRVLAEVRELDPATNRFVERAEFVPGVDEVPAVYEEKKADADTRYRIALAEGVTSWQVVESLKAMDILDGDPGTRPAEGMLAPDSYEVSPGDDRAEILAEMQERQELRINAAWEGRSDRAAVTSPEEMLILASIIEKETGVAEERGQVASVFTNRLNRGMRLQTDPTVIYGVTRGEGVLGRGLRQSELRRATPWNTYVIEGLPPTPIANPGMASLEAAVNPDQGDYLFFVADGTGGHAFAVTLEEHNRNVAKWREIEAQGNSN
- a CDS encoding PilZ domain-containing protein, with translation MAHRRPSRMWGLGVFALLLLVSLLLGAEPLAARECRVFNKLMTLTLAGEDFLDYLRTGSNSPAVQEMERLLAKTSKTELHLAMQREKMDDLLKATHNLIAQHRSLLRVLALKDRRHAERASVKLFASETLAAYRRELARMPCSRAGSSGQDGGGLGALPALGQISSTTAAAGSLGLVALGALCFVLFERRMTTLRRRRKRHTCNLDCTLVHNNDNGVAATLLDISQEGAKVKSEARLGAGDIIVLDLPGDAPQINLHGRVQWCNANYFGLQFKERLTRDMVKALAGFRRAPRKSKREFGRDGTPAELEPHGAVSG